CGCTCATGACACCGAAAGTAACAGCAATCGTTTCAACCTACTGTGCTGCCAGGTATTTACCAACTCAGCTCAACAACTTACTGTCACAGACATTGTCAGACGCGCTGGAAATAATCGTCGTTGATAGTGGTTCCCTTCAAAACGAAGCCGAAATCGTCAGCGACTATCAAAAGAATCATCAAAATATAGCCTACATCAGGAGCGAAAGAGAAACTCTCTATGGCGCCTGGAATCGAGCCGTGGCAGCTGCTCATGGCCAATATTTGATCAACGCAAACACAGACGACAGACTCAGCGCAAATACTTACGAAGTGCTCGCCAGTACTCTTGATGCGAATCCCGAGGTTGGACTGGTCTACTCTGACGCATGGGAAACTGAAGACGACTATGACATTCTAAACTTTGAGACTCTGTCCCCGCTGGAAAACTGGACACGCATTGAAACACCTGAATACAGCCACAAAGAACTTTTACTGCGCTGCTTCATCGGAGCATTTCCAATGTGGCGGCGGTCCCTTCATGAAAGATTCGGTACCTTCGACCCCGGCTTCACAGTCGCCGGCGACTATGATTTCTGGCTGCGCATTGCAGAACACGTTCCATTCAAACGCGTGGCACAACCGCTCGGTCTAATTCTGGAATCGCCGGATAGCGTTCTCTGCCGAAACAAGGGCAAACTTTTCGAAGAAATGGGATTACTCAGACGCAAGTATTTTGCCCCCGCCAGGCGAACCTAGAGCGAGACAGCGAGACCAAAATGTACAGAACACTGTTTTGCCTGGACAGCGATTCGATTAGCGGCGGTATCAAACTGTGTCGAGAGATTATGCAGGCACTTCAGAACGATGGACAGGAAGTTGCATACCTCGTCTGGAATTCACGACGGAGATTCGAGGGATGGAACAACCTGCCTGTTGAAAGAATCGAGAGAATCGAGGATATCGCCGCCAAAAACTTCGATTTTGTAGTTTTCTCCAACGCCTACTTAGCACCACTTATATTGCCCTTTGTTGGGAACGCTCATCCTGTCTTGTACTACATGGCCCACGAAAGCTATCATTACGGCTCGACATACGCCGAGTGTATGACTGAGTCAGAAGCATTTCTGAATATTCTGCGCTTGCCGATTTCAATAGTCTCAATTTCGGAAGCACTCAGAACCATACTCATGAGCAAAACGGGACGTCATTCGTACTACATCCCGGTTGGTCCAGACAAAAAATTCTTCACTCCACGCCCTCCGAAAGACCGTAGCGCATCTCGAAAGCGCATCTTGCTGGTCGGTGATTACAATCTGAACTGGAAAGGCATGCAAGACGCTCTCACCGCTGTCGAGATGCTCTCACACGACGTGAATGTCGAGCTTGTGCTCATAACTCAGGGAAGGCATGGTAGAAAAATATTCGACCACTACGAATTTCCCATTGAAATAAACTACCAACCACCGCTCGCAGCAATACCGGACATTTATGCCAGCTGCCACGTCTACTGCTGTTCGTCTTGGCATGAAGGACTTGGACTGGCAGCCCTGGAAGCCTTCAGCTGCGGGGTCCCTGCCGTGTGCACCCGAAACCACGGCGTCGATGATTACGGAGTGGACAACGAATCAGTACTCCTCGCTGAGCCGAACAATCCGCAGGACCTGTGCAATAAACTCAAAGTAATTTTGACAGACGAGGTTCTGTCTTCGAAATTACGAAAAAATGCCTTTGATCAGGCCAAAAGATACGAACCTGGCAAAGTCTTGCAAGCATGGAAAGAAGCGCAACAACAGATTCTCTCCGAGCCTCTTGCAGTCGTCGAAGCTGCCGAAATGAATCAACTTTTGACTGCATTAGAAGAGGAAGGTATGTATACCCCACTGGTGACACTAGATGCATTGCAGAATTTGAATAGCGCTATCGATTCCATATGCGATGATTTATTGAATCAGCGCCTACAAGCAGATCAAGGTATTGAGCGGCTATCAGCTATAAGAAATGAGCTGAAACAATACACGCAGAATACGAATACTCAATATTTCAAATCTTTCAAAGCCGGCTATGACTTATGCCAGCTGCTGATCGCGTTCAAAGATGCTCCTGATTTCTTAAAGTGTGTTTCGACTCTATCAGCGCGGAACAAGTGATTCGGATGAAAGGTCGCATCTTATTCTGCCTCACCAGCAACACCATCAGCGGTGCCAATCGCGTACTGCTCGAGCTGGCAGAACGAGCTTCAACAATGGGATATAAATGTGTGATTCATTTCTGGAACCCCGTTGCCAATCAGAACTGGTATCAAGAAAAAATCAGGTCACCAGAGGCTACTTCGCATAATGCGCTGCCGGTGTTATCAGAAGAGGCAGAGATTCAAAAAGCAGTTGCAAGTGATTTTGATTTTGTCCTCTTTTCGAATGCGTTTTTACTGCCTCTAGCTCTCCCAGCCATAAAAGACGCCCGACCTCTCTTAATTTGTCAGGGATACGAAGGCTATTGCCATGCGAATTCTTTTAAGGATACTTTCAAAAGCAACGAAACAATGGCCAAACTCTATCAATTACCGATAGAC
This is a stretch of genomic DNA from Candidatus Melainabacteria bacterium. It encodes these proteins:
- a CDS encoding glycosyltransferase, which gives rise to MTPKVTAIVSTYCAARYLPTQLNNLLSQTLSDALEIIVVDSGSLQNEAEIVSDYQKNHQNIAYIRSERETLYGAWNRAVAAAHGQYLINANTDDRLSANTYEVLASTLDANPEVGLVYSDAWETEDDYDILNFETLSPLENWTRIETPEYSHKELLLRCFIGAFPMWRRSLHERFGTFDPGFTVAGDYDFWLRIAEHVPFKRVAQPLGLILESPDSVLCRNKGKLFEEMGLLRRKYFAPARRT
- a CDS encoding glycosyltransferase; translated protein: MYRTLFCLDSDSISGGIKLCREIMQALQNDGQEVAYLVWNSRRRFEGWNNLPVERIERIEDIAAKNFDFVVFSNAYLAPLILPFVGNAHPVLYYMAHESYHYGSTYAECMTESEAFLNILRLPISIVSISEALRTILMSKTGRHSYYIPVGPDKKFFTPRPPKDRSASRKRILLVGDYNLNWKGMQDALTAVEMLSHDVNVELVLITQGRHGRKIFDHYEFPIEINYQPPLAAIPDIYASCHVYCCSSWHEGLGLAALEAFSCGVPAVCTRNHGVDDYGVDNESVLLAEPNNPQDLCNKLKVILTDEVLSSKLRKNAFDQAKRYEPGKVLQAWKEAQQQILSEPLAVVEAAEMNQLLTALEEEGMYTPLVTLDALQNLNSAIDSICDDLLNQRLQADQGIERLSAIRNELKQYTQNTNTQYFKSFKAGYDLCQLLIAFKDAPDFLKCVSTLSARNK